The following coding sequences are from one Oncorhynchus clarkii lewisi isolate Uvic-CL-2024 chromosome 20, UVic_Ocla_1.0, whole genome shotgun sequence window:
- the LOC139376938 gene encoding membrane-spanning 4-domains subfamily A member 8-like translates to MSMNMATDISPAGGEGGPHTTMVGGSKPLHRFIRGEPKSTGIVMMFMGSSLFILGIPMRLDTLMSSAETFTPFWLGILFIISGLLYVLTEKNPSKQLVTASLALSIISMLGVTVAFFEFLKGIVHIRQSYDYYDHYHYDYNATESGRVVVPWRKQHMHQLISLEAVFMYQSLVGMVVLIVMTSFARVALHSSKTQAVVVMQDLPSPD, encoded by the exons atgtcgaTGAACATGGCGACCGACATCAGTCCagcagggggagaaggagggccACATACCACTATGGTGGGAGGAAGTAAACCACTGCACCGCTTCATCAGAGGCGAGCCAAAGAGTACTGGG ATTGTAATGATGTTCATGGGATCATCACTCTTCATCTTGGGGATTCCAATGAGGCTGGATACACTGATGTCCTCTGCTGAGACTTTCACCCCTTTTTGGCTAGGAATCCTG TTCATCATCTCTGGGTTGTTATATGTGCTCACAGAGAAGAATCCTTCAAAACAACTG GTGACAGCAAGCCTGGCCCTTAGTATCATCTCTATGTTGGGGGTCACAGTGGCTTTCTTTGAATTCCTTAAAGGCATCGTGCACATTCGGCAATCATATGACTACTATGATCATTACCACTATGACTACAACGCCACAGAATCTGGCAGAGTTGTAGTCCCCTGGCGTAAACAACATATG CACCAGTTGATCAGCCTTGAGGCTGTATTTATGTACCAGAGCTTAGTAGGTATGGTGGTCCTAATTGTGATGACATCATTTGCCAGGGTTGCCCTGCATTCCAGCAAGACACAG GCAGTTGTGGTAATGCAAGATCTACCATCACCAGACTGA